Proteins found in one Geomonas subterranea genomic segment:
- the flaF gene encoding flagellar biosynthesis regulator FlaF, whose amino-acid sequence MQTNNAIKEYVGIQKESMSGRELEASVLTKAGLMLKAVQENWDAPDREAKMLEAIKYNQKVWSFFQAELTEPNHPMPKKLREDLLNLSLFVDKRFFEVMAFPTAEKLSIVIDINFNIAAGLRTNPENAG is encoded by the coding sequence ATGCAAACTAACAACGCGATCAAGGAGTACGTCGGTATCCAGAAGGAGAGCATGTCGGGACGCGAGCTCGAAGCCTCCGTGCTGACCAAGGCGGGGCTGATGCTCAAGGCCGTCCAGGAAAACTGGGATGCCCCGGACCGCGAAGCCAAGATGCTGGAGGCGATAAAGTACAACCAGAAGGTCTGGAGCTTCTTCCAGGCCGAGCTGACCGAGCCCAACCACCCGATGCCCAAGAAGCTGCGCGAGGACCTCTTGAACCTGAGCCTGTTCGTGGACAAGAGGTTCTTCGAGGTGATGGCTTTCCCGACCGCGGAAAAGCTCTCCATCGTCATCGACATCAACTTCAACATCGCCGCGGGCTTGCGGACCAACCCCGAGAACGCGGGTTAG
- a CDS encoding flagellar biosynthesis repressor FlbT gives MSLKITLKSNERLIVGGAVVRNGGKGTVLFIENTVPILREKDILGEKDTTTPCKRVYFTIQLMYIDEPNVPNYVKAYSELAAEILKAAPSTRSYIEQLNERIEAGNYYQALKLAKNLIEYEEELLKNAN, from the coding sequence ATGTCCCTGAAAATTACCTTGAAGAGCAACGAGCGGCTGATCGTAGGCGGCGCCGTGGTCAGAAACGGCGGCAAGGGGACGGTTCTCTTCATCGAGAACACGGTCCCCATACTGCGCGAAAAGGACATCCTGGGCGAAAAGGACACCACCACGCCCTGCAAGAGGGTCTACTTCACCATCCAGCTCATGTATATCGACGAGCCGAACGTCCCGAACTACGTCAAGGCGTACTCGGAACTGGCGGCCGAGATACTGAAGGCGGCCCCGAGCACCAGGAGCTACATCGAGCAGTTGAACGAACGGATAGAGGCCGGGAACTACTACCAGGCACTCAAACTTGCGAAGAATCTCATCGAGTACGAAGAGGAGCTACTGAAAAATGCAAACTAA
- a CDS encoding tetratricopeptide repeat protein, which produces MPSLMMHKDDMAQEFSRALQLQRAGRLAEAEPLYRGLASAGGALAADAHINLGALLDETGRHEEALEEYRTALSLREGDPLALNNMGSSLFKLGRFAEAAGLFRLALVKAPDALEPAIALGGALQRSGDVDGAIACFRDLVRRRPDCADAHWNLALALLMAGEFREGWAEYQWRWQRDDFTSPRRGFHAPAWDGAPLDGRRILVHGEQGFGDTIQFARYLPMVAQRGGIVIAECQSAALAPILRGMPGVAEVCVMGEPLPPFDVEVPLLSLPHLFDTTLATVPNHVPYLSPPPQRLGLWRAKLSADAGFKVGVVWAGKPVPDPFRSCPLAALAPLGGIPGATLYSLQVGEAAAAPGEYPGLIDFTSAIRDFGDTAAFIAQLDLVISIDTSVAHLAGALGKPVWLMLPMAGDYRWLCGREDSPWYPTMRLFRQQTQGEWGEVVERLAAALAAAVQEFLERRLAAHPFDGGSHYLLGAFLAAAGKPREATVRFTKAAQLLPRQWQPHYALAQALQQQGRFAEAAVSLEEALALEREVPELHEGVGIVKQVLGELEGALQSYREALRLDPALVKARYNLATTLKELGRFEEALGEFREVVRRSPGYADAHWNLAVFLLMNGELPEGWREFSWRFQKSSQAPLRRWEEYPAWDGAPLSGRTILLYGEQGAGDTLQFVRYAPLVAGRGGRVLIEVQSPGLVPLVETVAGVEAVFACGDTIPRFELQASLMDLPGIFGTDLAGIPAEVPYLHVDPARLAACGSLFPDDGSLKVGLAWRGNPGHPNDLNRSLAAEKLSALSALSGVGFYSLQFGAGGELAGILPVTDLTPAIRDYADTAALAARLDLVLSVDTSVAHLCGALGLPVWLLVPFVPDWRWLTRRDDSPWYPTMRLFRQSAPGDWDGVLQRVVRALGELIATKRGARQAPAADSMRQAERYNDEGCTLDGAGRHAEAIARYRQAVALCPGFAAPHYNMGNSLYILGRFAEAAGCYRHALAADPSLAQAWHNLALTLKEQGEFEGALQALQRAVAVAPDYLEARHNLGELQHAMGDLDTAAATFRAILADDPGYLPSWNAFGITLQVQGRLEEAVACYRHALRIKPDYLHALNNLGAASRALCDVDTAVDCYRKVLALDPGYADARWNLALVQLQLGSTGTAGRGTERRFDKVDPSRA; this is translated from the coding sequence ATGCCTAGCCTCATGATGCACAAGGACGACATGGCGCAGGAGTTCTCCCGCGCCCTGCAACTGCAGCGCGCCGGGCGCCTGGCCGAGGCGGAGCCGCTCTACCGCGGATTGGCCTCGGCGGGAGGGGCGCTGGCCGCCGACGCCCATATCAACCTCGGGGCGCTCCTCGATGAGACGGGGCGCCACGAGGAGGCGCTCGAGGAGTACCGCACGGCGCTCTCCCTACGGGAAGGCGACCCGCTCGCCCTGAACAACATGGGCTCTTCACTCTTTAAACTGGGACGCTTCGCCGAGGCCGCCGGGTTGTTCCGCCTCGCGCTTGTCAAGGCGCCCGACGCACTGGAGCCGGCCATCGCACTGGGAGGTGCGCTGCAGCGCAGCGGTGACGTTGACGGCGCCATCGCCTGCTTCAGGGACCTGGTGCGGCGCCGCCCCGACTGCGCCGACGCGCACTGGAACCTGGCCCTGGCCCTCCTCATGGCCGGCGAATTCCGGGAGGGGTGGGCGGAGTACCAGTGGCGCTGGCAACGGGACGACTTCACCTCGCCCAGGCGCGGCTTCCACGCGCCCGCCTGGGACGGCGCTCCGCTCGACGGCCGGCGCATCCTCGTGCACGGGGAGCAGGGGTTCGGGGATACCATCCAGTTCGCCCGCTACCTACCCATGGTGGCGCAGCGCGGCGGCATCGTCATCGCCGAGTGCCAGTCGGCCGCGCTGGCCCCCATCCTGCGCGGCATGCCGGGGGTGGCCGAGGTCTGCGTCATGGGGGAGCCGCTCCCCCCCTTCGACGTCGAGGTCCCACTGCTTTCGCTGCCGCACCTCTTCGATACGACCCTCGCCACCGTTCCCAACCACGTCCCCTACCTCTCCCCGCCGCCGCAGAGGCTCGGGCTCTGGCGGGCGAAGCTCTCCGCGGACGCGGGCTTCAAGGTGGGGGTGGTGTGGGCCGGCAAGCCGGTTCCCGACCCGTTCCGCTCCTGCCCGCTCGCGGCCCTGGCGCCGCTTGGCGGCATCCCGGGGGCGACGCTGTACTCGCTGCAGGTGGGCGAGGCGGCGGCCGCGCCGGGGGAGTACCCGGGGCTCATCGACTTCACCTCCGCCATCCGCGATTTCGGCGACACCGCCGCCTTCATCGCCCAGCTCGACCTGGTTATTTCCATCGATACCTCCGTGGCGCACCTGGCCGGGGCGCTGGGGAAGCCCGTCTGGCTGATGCTTCCCATGGCGGGCGACTACAGGTGGCTGTGCGGACGGGAGGATTCACCCTGGTACCCAACCATGCGCCTGTTCCGGCAGCAGACCCAGGGGGAGTGGGGCGAGGTGGTCGAGCGCCTGGCCGCGGCCCTCGCCGCTGCCGTGCAGGAGTTCCTGGAGCGGCGGCTCGCGGCGCACCCCTTCGACGGCGGTAGCCACTATCTCCTGGGCGCCTTCCTGGCCGCGGCGGGAAAGCCGCGCGAGGCGACGGTCCGCTTCACCAAGGCCGCCCAGCTTCTGCCCCGGCAGTGGCAGCCGCACTATGCCCTGGCGCAGGCACTGCAGCAGCAGGGGCGGTTCGCCGAGGCGGCGGTGAGCCTGGAAGAGGCGCTCGCCCTGGAACGGGAGGTGCCCGAACTGCACGAGGGGGTGGGGATCGTGAAGCAGGTGCTGGGGGAGCTGGAGGGTGCGCTGCAAAGCTACCGCGAGGCCCTGCGGCTTGACCCCGCCCTGGTCAAGGCACGCTACAACCTGGCAACGACTCTGAAGGAGCTGGGGCGCTTCGAGGAGGCGCTTGGCGAGTTCAGGGAAGTGGTGCGGCGCTCCCCGGGGTACGCGGATGCGCACTGGAACCTGGCGGTCTTCCTGCTCATGAACGGGGAGCTTCCCGAGGGGTGGCGCGAGTTCTCCTGGCGTTTCCAGAAAAGCAGCCAGGCGCCGCTGCGCAGGTGGGAGGAGTACCCCGCCTGGGACGGCGCGCCGCTCTCGGGGAGGACCATCCTCCTCTACGGCGAGCAGGGGGCGGGGGACACGCTCCAGTTCGTGCGCTACGCACCGCTGGTGGCCGGGCGCGGGGGGCGGGTGCTGATCGAGGTGCAGTCGCCCGGGCTCGTGCCGCTGGTGGAGACGGTGGCCGGCGTCGAGGCGGTCTTCGCCTGCGGCGACACCATCCCGCGGTTTGAGCTGCAGGCGTCGCTCATGGACCTGCCGGGGATCTTCGGGACCGACCTTGCCGGCATACCGGCAGAGGTCCCCTACCTGCACGTCGATCCCGCCCGGCTGGCGGCGTGCGGCTCCCTCTTCCCCGACGACGGCAGCCTCAAGGTGGGGCTCGCCTGGCGGGGGAACCCCGGACACCCCAACGACCTGAACCGTTCGCTTGCGGCGGAAAAGCTCTCCGCGCTCTCCGCGCTTTCCGGTGTGGGGTTCTACTCCCTGCAGTTCGGCGCCGGGGGCGAGCTCGCCGGGATCCTCCCCGTGACCGATCTCACCCCGGCCATCCGCGACTACGCGGACACCGCCGCGCTCGCCGCCCGGCTCGACCTGGTGCTTTCGGTGGACACCTCGGTGGCGCACCTCTGCGGGGCGCTGGGGCTCCCGGTATGGCTCCTGGTCCCCTTCGTGCCGGACTGGCGCTGGCTGACCCGCCGCGACGACTCGCCATGGTACCCGACCATGCGGCTGTTCCGGCAATCCGCCCCGGGGGATTGGGATGGCGTGCTGCAGCGGGTGGTGCGCGCCCTGGGCGAGCTCATTGCGACAAAACGGGGGGCACGGCAGGCACCGGCGGCGGATTCGATGCGGCAGGCCGAGCGCTACAACGACGAGGGGTGCACCCTCGACGGCGCGGGCAGACATGCCGAGGCCATCGCGCGCTACCGGCAGGCCGTCGCGCTCTGTCCCGGCTTCGCGGCACCGCACTACAACATGGGCAACAGTCTCTACATCTTGGGGCGGTTCGCCGAGGCTGCCGGCTGCTACCGGCACGCCCTGGCCGCCGATCCGTCCCTGGCGCAGGCATGGCACAACCTGGCCCTGACCCTCAAGGAGCAGGGTGAGTTCGAGGGGGCGCTGCAGGCGCTGCAGCGGGCGGTCGCGGTCGCGCCGGACTACCTGGAGGCCCGGCACAACCTGGGCGAGCTGCAGCACGCCATGGGGGACCTCGACACGGCCGCCGCCACCTTCCGCGCCATCCTGGCCGACGACCCCGGCTACCTCCCCTCCTGGAACGCGTTCGGTATCACGCTGCAGGTGCAGGGACGGCTGGAAGAGGCGGTGGCGTGCTACCGCCATGCGCTGCGCATAAAGCCCGACTACCTGCACGCGCTCAACAACCTCGGTGCCGCAAGCCGCGCCCTGTGCGACGTCGACACGGCCGTCGACTGCTACCGGAAGGTGCTCGCCCTCGATCCCGGCTATGCCGACGCGCGCTGGAACCTGGCCCTGGTGCAACTGCAGCTGGGGAGTACCGGGACGGCTGGCAGGGGTACCGAGCGGCGCTTCGACAAGGTGGATCCCTCCCGCGCCTGA
- a CDS encoding flagellin, producing the protein MATSDISLTAGMRTNLLNLQSTSKLLNRTQERLSSGKQVNSALDNPTNYFAAQNANQRASDLADRKDGMAEAVQTVSATNAGITAITGLINAAKGIAQSALSTSDTGTRSKLATQYDTIRSQIDNISSDSGYRGLNLLSSTNTLTVNFNEDASSSLNVVGFLGNASGLSLSGASGSWATNSDITTDTAKMDTAISTLRSNTQTLAANLNIITTRQNFTDSMINTLQTGADNLTLADMNQEGANMLMLQTRQSLGTTSLSMSSQAAQAVLRLF; encoded by the coding sequence ATGGCAACTAGCGACATCTCTCTCACCGCAGGCATGAGGACCAACCTTCTCAACCTCCAATCGACCAGCAAGCTCCTGAACAGGACCCAGGAAAGGCTCTCTTCCGGCAAGCAGGTCAACAGCGCTCTGGACAACCCGACCAACTACTTCGCAGCACAGAACGCCAACCAGCGCGCCAGCGACCTCGCCGACCGTAAGGACGGCATGGCCGAGGCGGTTCAGACGGTTTCGGCTACCAATGCAGGTATCACCGCCATCACCGGCCTGATCAACGCAGCAAAAGGTATCGCGCAATCCGCCCTTTCCACCAGCGACACCGGCACCAGGTCGAAACTGGCCACCCAGTACGACACCATTCGTAGCCAGATCGACAACATCTCCTCTGACTCCGGTTACCGTGGTCTGAACCTGCTGAGCTCCACCAACACCCTGACCGTAAACTTCAACGAAGATGCGAGCTCCAGCCTCAACGTCGTCGGCTTCCTCGGCAACGCAAGCGGCCTGAGCCTCAGCGGCGCCAGCGGCAGCTGGGCTACCAACTCCGACATCACCACCGACACGGCGAAGATGGATACGGCGATCTCGACCCTCAGGTCGAACACCCAGACCCTGGCGGCGAACCTGAACATCATCACCACCCGTCAGAACTTCACCGACTCCATGATCAACACGCTGCAGACCGGTGCTGACAACCTGACCCTGGCCGACATGAACCAGGAAGGTGCCAACATGCTGATGCTGCAGACCCGTCAGAGCTTGGGTACCACCTCGCTCTCGATGTCTTCGCAGGCAGCCCAGGCAGTACTCAGACTGTTCTAA
- a CDS encoding glycosyltransferase family 9 protein produces the protein MRYAPLLAAQGATVLVQCQARPIAPVLATVPGVARVLVRGEPLPAFDCHAPLMSLPHLCGTLLETIPAPIPYLAADATLVERWRAAMPQGAFRVGLVWAGRKTYKDDLKRSLTLSLFAPLAQVAGARFCALQVGDGAEQAATPPPGMELTDLGAGIKSFADTAAILTQLDLVISADTAVAHLAGGLGVPVWVLLPMACDWRWLMEREDSPWYPTARLFRQKRRGEWGEVLERVARQLELLVRAKGDR, from the coding sequence GTGCGCTACGCGCCTCTCCTGGCGGCGCAGGGGGCGACCGTACTGGTGCAGTGCCAGGCCAGGCCGATAGCGCCGGTGCTGGCCACGGTGCCGGGCGTGGCGCGGGTGCTGGTGCGGGGCGAACCACTCCCCGCGTTCGACTGTCACGCGCCCCTCATGAGTCTGCCGCACCTGTGCGGCACGCTCCTGGAGACGATCCCGGCGCCCATCCCGTACCTTGCTGCCGATGCTACCCTGGTGGAGCGCTGGCGCGCCGCCATGCCGCAGGGCGCTTTCCGCGTCGGGCTCGTGTGGGCGGGTAGGAAAACGTACAAGGACGATCTGAAACGCTCGCTTACCCTCTCGCTCTTCGCGCCGCTGGCGCAGGTTGCCGGGGCCCGCTTCTGCGCCCTGCAGGTCGGGGACGGGGCGGAACAGGCCGCGACCCCGCCGCCGGGGATGGAACTGACCGACCTCGGCGCCGGGATCAAGAGCTTCGCGGACACCGCCGCCATCCTGACCCAGCTCGACCTGGTCATCTCGGCCGACACCGCCGTGGCCCACCTGGCCGGGGGGCTCGGGGTGCCGGTCTGGGTGCTCCTCCCCATGGCCTGCGACTGGCGCTGGCTCATGGAGCGGGAGGATTCCCCCTGGTACCCGACCGCCCGGCTGTTCCGCCAGAAGCGCCGGGGCGAGTGGGGCGAAGTGCTGGAGCGGGTGGCGCGGCAGCTGGAACTGCTGGTCCGGGCCAAAGGAGATCGATAG
- a CDS encoding tetratricopeptide repeat protein, translating to MQSRDELKQALAENRVERADELCREQLRETPEDVDLLTLSGVLARLLDRPDQALEAFSRAATLDPAQAELHNNLGVILEDLGRFEEAQQRYRAALELKPDYPEAMGNLGNALLKLGRLDEAVARFCDAIALDPGYGNAYYHLGHALRAQGEWQGAARCYRKVVDLQPDHLKGWVNLGGSLLALNDFEEALAALRMALSLDHDSVDAHWNLALVLLALGEYREGWREYQWRLKDPAGGFSAGVPGRQMWDGSPLAGRTLLVRAEQGFGDAIQFFRYARLLARRGEKVVLECRRELLPLFAAQGDPMLLCAAGDAPPPFDTFTYLMSLPHLLGTTLESIPPQGAPLRADAALRELWREQAAKGPGLKVGVVWAGSAGYKRDRYRSLPARALAPLASLPGVTLFNLQLGAAAEDLAILSAAGTVIDLTPALKDFAHTAALIDNLDLVVSVDTAVAHLAAAMGKPVHLLLPFSCDWRWLHGRSDSPWYPSVTLHRQPAPGEWQPVVDSVRGRIAALCGGGGQDPNLLFREANRLRMQGDTDGAVTLYRALLARLPECAEVYNNLGLALQDQGLWAEAEASYRRAMELKPQLADAYNNLGTLLVGRAEHDDAEPLFRRAVALDPAYLPAYVNLGSCLQVLEEPAQAVDLYRHAIALDPGYLEARINLGTAWQDLMQPQQAIETYRELLRLAPEHPEAHWNLALSLLSVGDFQEGWREYEWRLAGCQPELAVPLWRGEELSGRTILLQCEQGLGDTLQFIRYAPLVAQRGGRVVVRCQIPALKPLLARVPGVAAVYAPADELPPCDWQVQLLSLPHLFGTTLEKMPPWRPYLFPEERRAALWSLMLEEGATLKVGLVWRGGPLPRNRACPFKEFAPLADMPGVIFYSLQLGEAPDPDLLPAVDLAPQIKDFGDTAAILAGLDLLVTVDTAAAHLAGGMGMPVWLLLPYSCDWRWFAEREDSPWYPAMRIFRQGRPGDWPGVMGRIRAALQERLSCQ from the coding sequence ATGCAAAGCCGCGACGAATTGAAACAGGCCCTGGCGGAAAACCGCGTCGAGCGGGCGGACGAGCTGTGCCGGGAGCAGTTGCGGGAGACGCCCGAGGACGTCGACCTGCTTACCCTCTCGGGCGTGCTCGCGCGTCTCCTGGACCGCCCGGACCAGGCGCTGGAGGCCTTCTCCCGCGCCGCGACCCTCGACCCGGCGCAGGCCGAGCTGCACAACAACCTCGGCGTGATCCTCGAGGACCTGGGACGGTTCGAGGAGGCGCAGCAGCGCTACCGTGCCGCTCTGGAGCTGAAGCCCGATTACCCGGAAGCGATGGGAAACCTCGGCAACGCGCTTCTCAAGCTGGGGCGCCTGGACGAGGCCGTGGCGCGCTTTTGCGACGCCATAGCGCTCGACCCCGGCTACGGCAACGCCTACTACCACCTGGGGCACGCCCTGCGCGCGCAGGGAGAGTGGCAGGGGGCGGCGCGATGCTACAGGAAGGTGGTCGACCTGCAGCCGGACCACCTGAAGGGGTGGGTGAACCTGGGAGGTTCGCTGCTCGCCCTCAACGATTTCGAAGAGGCACTGGCCGCCCTGCGCATGGCGCTGTCGCTCGATCACGACAGCGTCGACGCCCACTGGAACCTCGCCCTCGTCCTCCTCGCCCTCGGGGAGTACCGTGAGGGGTGGCGCGAATACCAGTGGCGCCTGAAGGACCCGGCCGGGGGCTTTTCCGCCGGGGTCCCGGGAAGGCAGATGTGGGACGGGTCGCCGCTTGCGGGGCGGACCCTGCTCGTGCGGGCCGAGCAGGGGTTCGGCGACGCCATCCAGTTCTTCCGCTACGCCCGCCTGCTGGCGCGCCGCGGTGAAAAGGTGGTGCTCGAGTGCCGCCGCGAACTGCTGCCGCTTTTCGCCGCGCAGGGAGACCCGATGCTGCTCTGCGCCGCCGGTGACGCTCCCCCCCCCTTCGACACCTTCACGTATCTCATGAGCCTGCCGCACCTTCTGGGGACCACCCTCGAATCCATCCCGCCGCAGGGGGCGCCGCTCCGGGCCGATGCAGCGCTCAGAGAGCTGTGGCGCGAGCAGGCGGCCAAGGGCCCGGGGCTCAAGGTAGGGGTGGTCTGGGCGGGTAGCGCCGGTTACAAGAGGGACCGCTACCGCTCGCTCCCGGCGCGGGCCTTGGCCCCCCTGGCGTCGCTGCCGGGGGTGACCCTGTTCAACCTGCAGCTGGGCGCGGCTGCCGAGGACCTGGCCATCCTGTCCGCTGCCGGTACCGTTATCGACCTCACTCCCGCCCTCAAGGACTTCGCGCACACCGCCGCCTTGATCGACAACCTCGACCTGGTGGTCTCGGTCGACACCGCCGTGGCCCACCTCGCGGCGGCCATGGGGAAGCCGGTGCACCTCCTGCTCCCCTTCTCCTGCGACTGGCGCTGGCTGCACGGCCGCTCCGACTCCCCCTGGTACCCGAGCGTGACCCTGCACCGCCAGCCGGCTCCGGGGGAGTGGCAGCCGGTGGTCGACTCCGTCAGGGGCCGGATCGCCGCTCTTTGCGGCGGGGGAGGGCAGGACCCGAACCTGTTGTTTCGCGAGGCGAACCGGCTCAGGATGCAGGGGGATACCGACGGCGCCGTCACCCTCTACCGCGCCCTCCTGGCCCGGCTCCCGGAGTGCGCCGAGGTCTACAACAACCTGGGGCTCGCCCTGCAGGACCAGGGGCTTTGGGCCGAGGCGGAGGCGAGCTACCGGCGCGCCATGGAGCTGAAGCCGCAGTTGGCCGACGCCTACAACAACCTGGGGACGCTCCTGGTCGGCCGCGCGGAGCACGACGACGCCGAGCCCCTCTTTCGGCGCGCCGTCGCACTCGACCCGGCCTACCTCCCCGCCTATGTGAACCTGGGTTCCTGCCTGCAGGTGCTGGAAGAGCCGGCCCAGGCGGTCGATCTGTACCGCCATGCCATCGCGCTCGACCCCGGCTACCTGGAGGCGCGCATCAACCTCGGCACCGCCTGGCAGGATCTCATGCAGCCGCAGCAGGCCATAGAAACCTACCGGGAACTGTTGCGCCTGGCGCCCGAACACCCGGAGGCCCACTGGAACCTCGCCCTGAGCCTGCTGTCGGTGGGGGATTTTCAAGAGGGGTGGCGCGAGTACGAGTGGCGCCTGGCGGGATGCCAACCGGAGCTCGCCGTCCCGCTCTGGCGCGGCGAGGAGCTTTCCGGGCGCACCATCCTGTTGCAGTGCGAGCAGGGGCTGGGCGACACGCTGCAGTTCATCCGGTACGCGCCGCTGGTGGCGCAGCGGGGAGGGCGGGTGGTGGTGCGCTGCCAGATCCCGGCGCTCAAGCCCCTCCTGGCGCGGGTTCCCGGAGTGGCGGCGGTCTACGCGCCGGCAGACGAGCTCCCGCCCTGCGACTGGCAGGTCCAGCTCCTTAGCCTGCCGCACCTGTTCGGGACCACGCTCGAAAAGATGCCTCCCTGGCGCCCCTACCTCTTCCCCGAGGAGCGGCGCGCCGCGCTCTGGAGCCTCATGCTGGAGGAGGGGGCGACGCTCAAGGTCGGGCTGGTCTGGCGCGGGGGGCCGCTTCCCAGAAACCGCGCCTGCCCGTTCAAGGAGTTCGCCCCTCTTGCCGATATGCCGGGTGTGATATTTTATTCCCTGCAGCTGGGCGAGGCCCCGGATCCGGACCTCCTCCCCGCCGTCGACCTCGCGCCGCAGATCAAGGACTTCGGCGACACCGCCGCCATCCTGGCCGGGCTCGACCTGCTCGTCACGGTGGACACGGCGGCGGCGCACCTGGCCGGCGGCATGGGGATGCCGGTCTGGCTCCTCCTCCCTTACTCATGCGACTGGCGCTGGTTCGCCGAGCGCGAGGACTCCCCCTGGTACCCCGCCATGCGCATCTTCCGGCAGGGGCGCCCCGGCGACTGGCCCGGCGTGATGGGGCGGATCCGTGCCGCCCTGCAAGAGAGGTTGAGCTGCCAATAA
- a CDS encoding glycosyltransferase family 4 protein — translation MKVSMPSGSMHGWGIAGTYLEREIAQLPPVPGVTLHCMSQNLAPLNPEAWDSINIGYCFFENSIEILNFTRQAARQWDFIVAGSKWCEYLLRIGGVKNCCTILQGVDPERFYPLPLPPDDRFVVFSGGKFELRKGQDLVIVAMKVLMQRHSDVYLSCSWTNQWPFSLLTMENSPFITYRHDDEDFLSVPGRCALDNGLDPARTFVHPLVHNDAIREIFAGTHVGLFPNRCEGGNNMVMCEYMACGRSVIASDTSGHADVINSTIAYPLTRYRPMVINSGGVQTGVWEEPDLEEIIETLEQVYRNRHELPGKGALAAEEMKRLTWGGAARQFHYLATKLANQAELARMRDA, via the coding sequence ATGAAAGTTTCCATGCCCAGCGGCTCCATGCATGGCTGGGGCATTGCCGGCACCTACCTCGAGCGCGAGATCGCCCAGCTCCCCCCGGTACCGGGGGTGACGCTGCATTGCATGTCGCAGAACCTCGCGCCGCTGAACCCCGAGGCCTGGGACAGCATCAACATCGGCTACTGCTTCTTCGAGAACAGCATCGAGATCCTCAACTTCACCCGTCAGGCCGCGCGCCAGTGGGACTTCATCGTGGCCGGCTCCAAGTGGTGCGAGTACCTGCTCCGAATCGGCGGGGTGAAAAACTGCTGCACCATCCTCCAGGGGGTCGACCCCGAACGCTTCTACCCGCTGCCGCTCCCGCCGGATGACCGCTTCGTGGTCTTCTCCGGCGGCAAGTTCGAACTCAGGAAAGGGCAGGACCTGGTCATCGTCGCCATGAAGGTGCTGATGCAGCGCCACAGTGACGTCTACCTCTCCTGCAGCTGGACCAACCAGTGGCCCTTTTCACTTCTCACCATGGAAAACTCCCCTTTCATCACCTACCGCCACGACGACGAGGACTTCCTGAGCGTCCCGGGACGCTGCGCACTCGATAACGGGCTCGACCCGGCGCGCACCTTCGTGCACCCGCTGGTGCACAACGACGCCATCAGGGAAATCTTCGCCGGTACCCACGTGGGCCTGTTCCCGAACCGCTGCGAAGGGGGGAACAACATGGTGATGTGCGAGTACATGGCCTGCGGCAGGTCGGTGATCGCCTCCGACACGAGCGGCCACGCCGACGTGATCAACTCCACCATCGCCTACCCGCTCACCCGCTACCGCCCCATGGTGATCAACAGCGGCGGCGTGCAGACCGGCGTCTGGGAGGAACCGGACCTGGAGGAGATCATCGAAACGCTGGAACAGGTCTACCGCAACCGGCACGAACTCCCGGGTAAGGGGGCGCTGGCCGCCGAGGAGATGAAGAGGCTCACCTGGGGGGGCGCCGCGCGCCAGTTCCACTACCTGGCTACCAAGCTCGCCAACCAGGCGGAGCTCGCCCGGATGCGGGATGCCTAG
- a CDS encoding O-linked N-acetylglucosamine transferase family protein: MIALWSRVLRAVGDSRLLLKAKPLADRGVRQRILEQFLEQGVAAERIELDQGQPGTREHLEQYQRVDIGLDTFPYNGTTTTCEALWMGVPVISLAGDRHCSRTGASLLTNCGLADLVTTSEAAYVDMARQVARDRETLREFRAGARERMRRSPLLDAAGVTRELEGVLAELWATSREKLATEEI; the protein is encoded by the coding sequence GTGATCGCGCTCTGGAGCCGCGTGCTGCGCGCCGTCGGCGACTCGCGCCTGCTCCTGAAGGCGAAGCCGCTGGCGGACCGGGGGGTGCGCCAGCGCATCCTGGAGCAGTTCCTGGAGCAGGGGGTGGCGGCCGAGCGCATCGAGCTGGACCAGGGACAACCCGGCACCCGGGAGCACCTGGAGCAGTACCAGCGCGTGGACATCGGGCTCGACACCTTCCCCTACAACGGCACCACCACGACCTGCGAGGCGCTCTGGATGGGGGTACCGGTGATCTCCCTCGCCGGCGACCGCCACTGTTCGCGCACCGGCGCGAGCCTGCTCACCAACTGCGGGCTGGCCGACCTGGTGACGACCAGCGAGGCGGCCTACGTCGACATGGCGCGGCAGGTGGCGCGCGACCGGGAGACGCTACGGGAGTTCCGGGCGGGTGCCCGGGAAAGGATGCGGCGCTCGCCGCTTCTGGACGCGGCCGGCGTCACGCGGGAACTGGAGGGGGTGCTGGCGGAGCTTTGGGCGACGTCGCGCGAAAAGCTAGCCACGGAGGAAATCTGA